In a genomic window of Tripterygium wilfordii isolate XIE 37 chromosome 8, ASM1340144v1, whole genome shotgun sequence:
- the LOC120004378 gene encoding protein BPS1, chloroplastic-like produces MSRLQDPHRPFFPFGNPFKMISPKGSQLSSRLKSLLDAFEETLAERLRKLNPKDKSDVLSLSWMKFAVESLCETHNDVKTLITDLELPVSDWDEKWRDMYLDISVKLLDICIAFSSELTRLNQGHLLLKWVLHNLKSNTSEQLVRARSSLDSWRQLIRSKNPRVDNCGTILDDLVVSLDLPKAKNSDKGKVLMRAMYGFKAATVFLCSIFAAAFSGSVNKLLDLNVPDTFSWAHTFRDLQMNVNGEIRSILSSGTGTVLKELDAVDVIVKKLYPWIQDGVAHGEIEVFQNSMSELERAAGKLSLGLDVLIMEVDSFFKIVLTGRDALLCNLRAAGTFSEPMLASNVEHQAVR; encoded by the coding sequence ATGAGTCGTCTACAGGATCCACACCGTCCTTTCTTCCCCTTTGGAAATCCTTTCAAAATGATATCGCCCAAGGGGTCCCAATTGTCTTCAAGGCTTAAATCATTACTGGATGCCTTTGAAGAAACCTTGGCAGAGAGGTTGAGAAAGCTCAACCCGAAAGACAAAAGTGATGTTCTCAGCTTGTCATGGATGAAGTTTGCAGTGGAGTCCCTTTGTGAGACTCATAATGACGTAAAAACTCTCATAACTGATCTTGAACTCCCTGTGAGTGATTGGGATGAGAAATGGAGAGATATGTACTTGGACATTAGTGTGAAATTGCTTGACATTTGCATTGCTTTCAGCTCTGAGCTTACACGTCTTAATCAAGGCCATCTCTTACTGAAGTGGGTCTTGCATAATTTGAAATCAAACACTTCAGAGCAGCTTGTACGAGCACGATCTTCACTTGATAGCTGGAGACAGCTCATAAGATCAAAGAACCCGAGAGTTGACAACTGTGGGACTATCTTAGATGATCTTGTAGTTTCTCTTGATCTGCCCAAGGCTAAAAATTCTGACAAAGGAAAGGTTCTGATGCGTGCTATGTATGGATTTAAAGCTGCGACTGTGTTTCTATGTAGCATCTTTGCTGCAGCATTCTCCGGTTCCGTGAACAAATTGTTAGATTTGAATGTGCCTGACACTTTCTCATGGGCACACACATTTAGAGATTTGCAGATGAATGTAAATGGAGAAATTAGAAGTATACTTTCCAGTGGAACAGGTACAGTTTTGAAGGAATTGGATGCGGTTGATGTGATCGTGAAGAAATTGTATCCCTGGATCCAAGATGGGGTGGCCCATGGTGAGATAGAGGTATTTCAAAATTCCATGTCAGAATTAGAAAGGGCTGCTGGTAAGCTTTCACTGGGGCTGGATGTTCTCATAATGGAAGTAGATAGCTTTTTCAAAATAGTTTTAACTGGGCGTGATGCATTGCTTTGTAACTTAAGAGCGGCTGGTACTTTCTCTGAACCAATGTTAGCGAGTAATGTAGAACACCAGGCCGTAAGATAA